One Calditrichia bacterium DNA window includes the following coding sequences:
- a CDS encoding HAD family hydrolase, which produces MRMIAFDADDTLWVNEPFYREVEAAIEDMLSNYVDPEKFLDLLYERELANLRVFGYGAKGFTLSLIETVIELTDYRVTTVHIQKIIEMGKSLLTKPIEFLPDAESTIKKLSADFPLMIITKGDLFDQESKVARSGIAPLFKHVEIVSEKTPEVYRRILEQYDIAPEEFCMIGNSLKSDILPVLEIGGNAVHIPFHTTWVHEHVDPEILANYHFTTVTGIRKLTEIFNPNSDF; this is translated from the coding sequence ATCCGGATGATTGCATTCGACGCAGACGACACACTTTGGGTGAATGAGCCGTTTTATCGCGAAGTGGAGGCTGCAATTGAAGATATGTTAAGCAATTACGTGGATCCCGAAAAATTTCTGGATTTGCTCTACGAACGCGAGTTGGCAAATTTGCGAGTGTTTGGGTACGGTGCAAAAGGCTTTACCCTTTCGCTGATCGAAACAGTGATTGAACTGACCGACTATCGCGTGACCACCGTTCACATCCAAAAAATTATCGAGATGGGCAAATCGCTTCTCACCAAGCCGATTGAATTTTTACCGGATGCCGAAAGCACGATCAAAAAATTGTCGGCGGATTTTCCGCTGATGATCATCACCAAAGGCGATCTGTTCGATCAGGAAAGCAAGGTTGCCCGCTCCGGCATTGCACCGCTGTTTAAACATGTGGAAATTGTTAGTGAAAAAACGCCGGAGGTGTACCGGCGAATTTTGGAACAATACGACATAGCACCGGAGGAGTTTTGCATGATCGGTAATTCGCTGAAATCGGATATTTTGCCGGTGCTGGAAATCGGCGGAAACGCGGTGCACATTCCTTTTCACACTACCTGGGTTCACGAACATGTCGATCCCGAAATTTTGGCAAATTACCATTTTACGACTGTCACCGGTATCAGGAAATTGACGGAAATTTTCAATCCAAATTCAGATTTTTGA
- a CDS encoding GNAT family N-acetyltransferase gives MSETYTYSIPKADYASLVDGFLNKKCQNLRFQIINNYQDFQQRRDEWNALVEQSLNDYVFLRHEWFDVWWNNFGNGSQLFVVMVYVDEQLVAIAPLMIGKWRLRFVSVRCLKFMENDESPRCEFIFHPKYFFVLSRLLNFISRHSRSWDLVLFRNISSFSPTFIALKHFLSKRKFAHGFQDALVSPFIQFSGNWDDFLGTLSKRFRRSIRQFRRKAFANGNVTYEEINVSPANAVLLMNTLSSIGSHSWKNPINSDIGSGQNRRKFFAELSRISSFHGWLKIWILRVDNKPVAFHYILNYNNISYLLRSEFDENYRDLSPGSTLQTIVIENFFRNQGQEFDFCGGDDAYKKHWTKENRHHKTVFIFSDYIKSQLLYLMEFQLLTRLKKIRDHKKTQHQLLRISNVVGGNFAVFQKLRNLSE, from the coding sequence ATGAGCGAAACCTACACATACAGCATTCCTAAAGCGGATTACGCTTCTCTTGTTGACGGATTTCTCAACAAAAAGTGCCAAAACCTCCGATTTCAAATTATCAACAATTATCAGGATTTTCAGCAACGCCGGGATGAATGGAACGCGTTGGTTGAACAATCGCTCAACGATTACGTTTTTTTGCGGCATGAATGGTTCGATGTCTGGTGGAATAACTTTGGTAACGGTAGCCAGCTTTTTGTGGTGATGGTTTATGTCGATGAACAGCTCGTTGCCATCGCACCGCTGATGATCGGCAAATGGCGATTGCGATTTGTCAGTGTTCGCTGCCTCAAGTTCATGGAAAATGACGAATCGCCGCGCTGTGAATTTATTTTTCACCCGAAATATTTTTTTGTTTTGTCGCGATTACTCAATTTTATCAGCCGACATTCCCGGTCATGGGATTTGGTTTTATTTCGCAATATTTCATCGTTTAGCCCCACATTTATCGCATTAAAGCACTTCCTTTCCAAACGAAAATTTGCTCACGGTTTTCAGGATGCGCTCGTTTCGCCGTTTATCCAATTTAGCGGAAATTGGGATGATTTTCTCGGAACGTTGTCCAAACGATTCCGGCGCAGTATCCGCCAGTTCCGGCGTAAAGCCTTTGCCAATGGCAACGTAACCTACGAAGAAATTAATGTCTCACCCGCAAATGCGGTGCTGTTGATGAACACACTGTCATCAATTGGCAGCCACAGTTGGAAAAATCCGATCAACTCGGATATAGGCAGCGGGCAAAACCGGCGCAAATTTTTTGCAGAACTGAGCCGGATCAGCAGCTTTCACGGGTGGCTGAAAATATGGATTCTTCGGGTTGATAATAAACCCGTGGCATTTCACTACATCCTCAACTACAATAATATCAGTTATTTACTGCGCTCGGAATTTGATGAAAATTATCGCGATTTGTCGCCTGGCAGCACGTTGCAGACAATCGTTATCGAAAACTTTTTCCGCAATCAAGGTCAGGAATTCGATTTTTGCGGCGGCGATGATGCATACAAAAAACATTGGACAAAAGAAAATCGCCACCACAAAACCGTGTTTATTTTTTCTGATTATATTAAAAGCCAGTTGCTGTATTTAATGGAATTTCAATTACTTACGCGATTGAAAAAAATCAGGGATCACAAAAAAACGCAGCACCAACTGTTGCGGATTTCCAATGTTGTGGGTGGAAATTTCGCCGTTTTTCAAAAGCTGCGTAACCTGAGCGAATAA
- a CDS encoding GWxTD domain-containing protein, whose protein sequence is MKNFWELGKIAVRKIGLALGVGTVFFAFPQSVSGNGYIIHNEWRNPAPAVYMDVWSGIDAKSGKLQTSVIIEVAPTDLVFENTGNGFLATYEIDLAIIREDGQRIESNQLSDTVWVREYDDIAAYKWNRYFRINFGLPNGYYRAEAAVTDKNINKALVKGIQFNVDLEKPYAVDISDLMLGKKDVIQLQGKGRIASVLPDAHRVYGLNRDRMYYYFEIYTQNPSPNDSAEYVVQIIRDDRVEEISRNVLPLKRARIPVMGTVYTSDFDPGNCRLAVAVYPRKGQVHLERQKPYAIFQSPTDLRFRDADEILQEIRLIASHDEWEYLNSLAKTEPGAAVLQAAIDAFWLDRDPTPKTQFNELMAEFYERAITAKILFQQGSNTPFNLNDRSKVYVMLGQPDNIARQSDGSMMGYYEIWQYRSHKLQVIFQDDMGYGNFRLINPGNLLSEAY, encoded by the coding sequence ATGAAAAATTTTTGGGAATTGGGTAAAATTGCGGTTCGGAAAATCGGTTTGGCATTAGGGGTTGGGACGGTATTTTTCGCATTTCCGCAATCGGTATCGGGAAACGGATACATCATTCATAACGAATGGCGGAATCCGGCACCGGCGGTTTACATGGATGTCTGGAGTGGGATTGATGCAAAATCGGGAAAATTGCAAACATCTGTTATTATTGAAGTTGCACCTACAGATTTGGTGTTTGAAAATACCGGAAACGGTTTTTTGGCAACATATGAAATTGATCTGGCGATCATCAGGGAAGATGGGCAGCGCATCGAAAGCAATCAGCTTTCGGATACGGTTTGGGTAAGGGAATATGACGACATCGCTGCATACAAATGGAATCGTTATTTCCGGATCAATTTCGGGTTGCCGAATGGCTACTATCGCGCAGAGGCGGCGGTTACCGATAAAAATATCAACAAAGCGCTGGTGAAAGGAATTCAGTTTAATGTTGATCTGGAAAAACCGTACGCGGTTGATATCAGCGATCTGATGTTGGGCAAAAAGGATGTTATCCAACTGCAAGGCAAAGGACGGATAGCGAGTGTGTTACCGGATGCGCATCGGGTTTATGGGTTGAACCGCGATCGCATGTATTATTATTTCGAAATTTACACTCAAAATCCATCTCCGAACGATTCAGCAGAATATGTAGTGCAGATCATCCGCGATGATCGGGTTGAGGAAATTTCCCGGAATGTGCTGCCGCTGAAACGCGCCCGGATTCCGGTAATGGGAACGGTGTACACCTCGGATTTCGATCCCGGTAATTGCCGGTTGGCAGTAGCTGTTTATCCGCGAAAAGGGCAAGTGCATCTGGAACGCCAGAAACCGTATGCGATTTTCCAAAGCCCCACAGATTTGCGCTTTCGCGATGCGGATGAAATTTTGCAGGAAATTCGCCTCATCGCCAGCCACGATGAATGGGAATATCTGAATTCACTCGCCAAAACCGAACCCGGTGCTGCAGTACTGCAAGCTGCCATCGATGCATTTTGGCTGGATCGCGATCCCACACCGAAAACGCAATTCAACGAATTGATGGCGGAATTTTATGAACGCGCCATAACGGCCAAAATCCTGTTTCAGCAAGGCTCGAACACACCGTTCAATTTGAACGACCGCAGCAAAGTTTATGTGATGTTGGGGCAACCGGATAATATCGCCCGCCAATCGGATGGTTCGATGATGGGTTATTACGAAATTTGGCAATATCGCAGCCACAAGTTGCAGGTAATTTTTCAGGATGATATGGGTTACGGCAATTTCCGGTTGATCAACCCGGGCAATTTGCTTAGCGAAGCGTATTAA
- a CDS encoding SGNH/GDSL hydrolase family protein, translating to MFVIFPLFFLISILSTVFICEHISLIPDLGNKEYLFIVIAITSIYFLNLQWVRRKSKYIIILIANILAIEILLQIAALAGIIPGMRIMWRTPFGRSYHSAEGFSNGFMNRQGWHYANFDADSTAHRIALIGDSFIEAHEIPTKKHLGVRLESTFNSKNPDDPFYRVSALGITGAGPAQYLEILKFGYRHLKPETAIVFLFLGNDFSNSLHEAESNMRKPPVEYIYYTLDDSGELALLPGSEKAREDLFDAMESNYSLSPGQLVKTGFGYILLPQIVGNVFQKIRFMLKKNKHLQESADEVEQDFNRIGLAFDAFIFRQPVDSTGEKAYAIVEKLMLKMQRFSEQKGIDLIFVTIPHFPEVFFRNQTGANWSMVYNNYDFLSPENRLSEFAASQQLTFWKTGAWLQESGMTVEDVQSLYFLDGSGHLTPKGHALFAKFIGERLQFHFRRKQAFHIAETPEQ from the coding sequence ATGTTCGTAATATTCCCACTATTTTTTCTGATTTCCATTTTGTCTACAGTTTTTATTTGTGAGCACATCAGCCTGATTCCGGATTTGGGTAACAAAGAATATCTGTTTATCGTGATTGCTATTACGAGCATTTATTTTCTCAACCTTCAATGGGTTAGGCGTAAGTCCAAATATATAATCATACTTATCGCCAACATTTTGGCAATTGAAATTCTGTTGCAAATTGCTGCTTTGGCGGGAATTATTCCCGGAATGCGCATCATGTGGCGAACGCCGTTTGGGCGCAGCTATCACAGCGCGGAAGGATTCAGCAATGGATTTATGAATCGCCAGGGCTGGCATTACGCCAATTTTGATGCAGATTCCACCGCGCACCGCATCGCGCTGATCGGCGATAGCTTTATCGAAGCACACGAAATTCCCACGAAAAAACACCTCGGCGTTCGGCTTGAATCGACATTCAATTCCAAAAACCCGGATGACCCGTTTTACCGGGTGTCTGCGTTGGGAATTACCGGCGCTGGTCCTGCCCAATATCTGGAAATTTTGAAATTCGGATATCGCCATTTGAAGCCGGAAACAGCAATTGTATTCCTGTTTTTGGGCAACGATTTCAGTAATTCGCTGCACGAAGCGGAGTCCAACATGCGCAAACCACCGGTCGAATACATTTATTATACGCTCGATGATTCCGGAGAGCTGGCATTGTTGCCCGGTAGCGAAAAAGCCCGCGAAGATCTGTTTGACGCAATGGAGAGCAACTATTCGCTGAGCCCGGGACAGTTGGTCAAAACCGGATTTGGATACATTTTACTACCGCAGATTGTTGGAAATGTGTTTCAAAAAATACGTTTTATGCTGAAAAAAAACAAACACTTGCAAGAATCAGCCGACGAAGTTGAACAAGATTTCAACCGCATCGGGCTGGCTTTCGATGCCTTTATTTTTCGTCAACCGGTCGATTCGACCGGGGAAAAAGCATACGCTATCGTCGAAAAACTAATGTTAAAAATGCAGCGATTTTCCGAACAAAAAGGAATCGATTTGATCTTCGTGACGATTCCCCATTTCCCGGAAGTGTTTTTCCGAAACCAAACCGGTGCCAACTGGTCTATGGTTTACAACAATTACGATTTTTTATCGCCGGAAAACAGGTTGAGCGAATTCGCCGCCAGTCAGCAACTCACATTTTGGAAAACCGGAGCGTGGCTGCAAGAATCCGGAATGACGGTTGAAGACGTTCAATCGCTGTATTTTCTGGATGGATCGGGACATCTCACGCCAAAAGGTCATGCGCTGTTTGCCAAATTTATTGGTGAACGGCTGCAGTTTCACTTTCGGCGAAAGCAGGCGTTTCACATCGCCGAAACGCCGGAGCAGTGA
- the pyrE gene encoding orotate phosphoribosyltransferase, whose translation MTKTELAKAIYDTCHITGEFLLRSGAISNEYFDKYLFEAQPEILKAVAEHLLPLIPKDTDLLAGLEMGGIPVVTMLSQLSGIPALFVRKEAKTYGTCKLAEGGDIAGKKLLIVEDVVTSGGQILLSAEDLRKLGAKIESVVCVIDRQSGGRENLAKANLQLLPLLTMSEIKTAAGVL comes from the coding sequence ATGACCAAAACAGAATTAGCCAAAGCAATATACGATACCTGCCACATCACCGGCGAATTTTTGCTGCGCTCCGGCGCGATCAGCAACGAATATTTTGACAAATATTTGTTCGAAGCACAGCCAGAAATTCTGAAGGCCGTTGCAGAACACCTGTTGCCACTGATCCCTAAAGACACGGATTTGCTCGCCGGACTGGAAATGGGCGGCATTCCGGTAGTGACGATGCTGTCGCAATTGAGCGGCATTCCGGCGCTGTTCGTGCGTAAAGAAGCCAAAACTTACGGCACTTGCAAACTGGCAGAAGGCGGCGACATCGCCGGAAAAAAATTGCTGATCGTGGAAGATGTGGTCACATCCGGCGGGCAAATTTTGCTGTCGGCAGAAGATTTGCGCAAGCTCGGCGCGAAAATTGAATCGGTTGTCTGCGTCATCGACCGGCAATCCGGCGGGCGGGAAAATCTGGCGAAAGCCAATTTGCAACTCCTGCCATTGCTGACAATGAGCGAAATCAAAACGGCTGCCGGTGTTTTGTGA
- the hisH gene encoding imidazole glycerol phosphate synthase subunit HisH has translation MIGIIDYGAGNLRSVRKALDFLEVESRILHSAADFSGLEKVILPGVGAFQAAVDKLREYGMEQPVLDWIAADKPFLGICVGMQVLFDSGAESPGAKGLGVFAGEVPKFDHHKVPQIGWNRLNIRKASPLLNGIPDGSYFYFLHSFYCKPADPDVIIAETDYGITYTAIVQRGNVFAVQFHPEKSAENGLKLLKNWIEL, from the coding sequence ATGATTGGTATTATCGATTACGGCGCGGGGAATTTACGTTCCGTGCGCAAAGCACTGGATTTTCTGGAAGTTGAAAGTCGCATTTTGCACAGCGCAGCCGATTTTTCCGGGCTGGAAAAAGTCATTTTGCCTGGCGTTGGCGCGTTTCAGGCGGCTGTGGACAAGCTCCGCGAATACGGCATGGAACAACCCGTTTTAGACTGGATCGCTGCGGACAAGCCGTTTTTGGGCATTTGCGTGGGCATGCAAGTGCTGTTCGACAGCGGTGCGGAATCGCCGGGCGCGAAAGGATTGGGCGTTTTTGCCGGTGAAGTGCCCAAATTTGACCATCACAAAGTGCCGCAAATCGGCTGGAACCGGCTGAATATTCGCAAAGCCTCTCCCCTGCTCAACGGCATTCCGGATGGTTCTTATTTTTATTTTTTGCACAGTTTCTACTGTAAACCTGCAGATCCAGATGTCATTATTGCGGAAACGGATTACGGTATCACTTATACTGCAATCGTTCAGCGCGGCAACGTTTTCGCGGTGCAGTTTCATCCGGAAAAAAGTGCAGAAAACGGGTTGAAATTGCTCAAAAACTGGATCGAATTGTGA
- the metH gene encoding methionine synthase: MKRHGFSEHPIYRDLQRRILILDGAMGTMIQGYKLQESDFRGERFADYPSDLKGNNDLLSITQPQIIKEIHRQYFDAGADIVETNTFSANGISMIDYNMVDLVYEINYESAKVACAARDEFVAENPGAVRWVAGALGPTNRTASMSPDVNRPAFRNATFADMRNAYYEQVRGLVEGGVDLLMVETIFDTLNAKAALFAIDEYFEATGKRLPIMASVTIVDASGRTLSGQTLEAFWTSINHADLLSVGINCALGAQEMRPYIEELSGMANVFVSCYPNAGLPNEFGGYDQTPAEMAALLADFADSGFLNIVGSCCGSTPAFTRAIAEAMKNRSPRQIPELPPYPRFSGMEPLVVRPDSNFLNVGERCNVTGSRRFAKLILNNQFDEALDVAQKQVENGAQILDINMDEGMLDSKAAMVHFLNLIASEPDIAKLPIMIDSSKWEVIEAGLQCAQGKCIVNSISMKEGEDVFLQHAKLARRYGAAVIVMAFDEKGQAETVERKTEICTRAFRLLTEEIGFPPQDIIFDPNIFAVATGIEEHNDYAVEFIEATRHIKTHLKGALISGGVSNISFSFRGNDPVREAMHSAFLYHAIKAGMDMGIVNAGQITVYEDIDKNLLKLVEDVLLNRNNEATEKLVDFAETVKSQGKKTVADAEWRKLPVEERLKHALIKGIVEFIESDTEEARQKLERPLKVIEGPLMDGMNVVGDLFGAGKMFLPQVVKSARVMKRAVAYLQPYMEAEKAENAAKTAGKVLLATAKGDVHDIGKNIVGIVLACNNYEIIDLGVMVPADKILKAAKEHNVDVIGISGLITPSLDEMVHVAREMQREKFTLPLLIGGATTSKAHTAVKIDPAYEQPVVYVLDASRAVGVVSNLLSKTQREDFVKSLKNEYVEVREAHRRKHGDKQLATIAAARDNSLKLNFSEKEITKPEFLGTKVFENYPLAEIRERIDWTPFFQTWEMKGSYPKILEHETYGPEAQKLFDDAQQLLNEIVDKQLLTANAVIGFFPANSVGDDIEIYTDESRKHEQTVVHTLRQQMQRNDDRSNMSLADFVAPADSGVADYIGGFAVTAGIGIEQLVARFEAENDDYNAILAKALADRLAEAFAELMHERVRKELWGYSPDETLDNDALIHEKYRGIRPAPGYPACPDHTEKPALFELLAATATTGISLTENFAMLPAASVSGYYFAHPESRYFGIGRIGKDQVADYARRKGMSITEAERWLAPILGYEV; this comes from the coding sequence ATGAAAAGGCATGGTTTTAGCGAACATCCGATTTACCGTGATTTACAGCGCCGTATTTTGATTTTGGACGGCGCGATGGGAACGATGATCCAGGGTTACAAATTGCAGGAATCCGATTTTCGAGGTGAGCGGTTTGCTGATTATCCCTCCGATTTGAAAGGCAATAACGATCTGCTGAGCATCACCCAACCGCAGATTATCAAAGAAATCCATCGCCAATATTTCGATGCCGGGGCAGATATTGTTGAAACAAACACCTTTAGCGCCAACGGTATTTCGATGATCGATTATAATATGGTCGATCTTGTTTATGAGATAAACTACGAATCTGCGAAAGTTGCCTGCGCAGCGCGCGATGAATTCGTTGCGGAAAATCCCGGTGCGGTGCGCTGGGTTGCCGGTGCGCTCGGCCCGACAAACCGCACGGCGTCGATGTCGCCGGATGTGAATCGCCCGGCATTTCGCAACGCCACATTCGCGGACATGCGCAACGCATATTACGAGCAGGTTCGCGGATTGGTGGAAGGCGGCGTGGATTTGCTGATGGTGGAAACCATTTTCGATACGCTGAACGCCAAAGCCGCGCTGTTCGCCATCGACGAATATTTTGAGGCAACCGGCAAACGCCTGCCAATTATGGCGTCCGTTACAATTGTGGATGCCAGCGGTCGCACGCTTTCCGGGCAAACGCTGGAAGCATTCTGGACATCGATCAATCACGCGGATTTGCTGAGCGTCGGCATCAACTGCGCGCTCGGTGCGCAGGAAATGCGCCCGTATATCGAGGAGCTTTCCGGCATGGCGAATGTGTTTGTAAGCTGCTACCCGAACGCCGGTTTGCCGAATGAATTTGGCGGATACGACCAAACACCTGCAGAAATGGCGGCACTGCTGGCAGATTTCGCGGACAGCGGATTTTTGAATATCGTCGGTAGTTGCTGCGGCAGCACACCGGCGTTTACCCGCGCCATCGCCGAGGCGATGAAAAACCGATCGCCCCGCCAGATTCCCGAACTTCCCCCCTACCCGCGTTTTTCCGGGATGGAGCCGTTGGTCGTTCGCCCGGACAGCAATTTTCTGAACGTGGGCGAACGCTGCAACGTTACCGGCAGTCGCCGTTTCGCTAAACTCATATTAAACAATCAGTTCGACGAAGCACTGGATGTCGCGCAAAAACAGGTGGAAAACGGCGCGCAAATTCTCGATATCAACATGGACGAAGGCATGCTCGATTCCAAAGCCGCGATGGTGCATTTTCTCAACCTCATCGCTTCTGAACCGGATATTGCCAAACTGCCGATTATGATTGATTCCTCAAAATGGGAAGTAATCGAAGCCGGACTGCAATGCGCGCAGGGCAAATGCATCGTCAATTCGATCAGCATGAAGGAAGGTGAGGACGTTTTTCTGCAACACGCCAAACTGGCGCGGCGCTACGGCGCAGCGGTGATCGTGATGGCTTTTGACGAAAAAGGTCAGGCAGAAACGGTTGAGCGGAAAACGGAAATTTGCACCCGCGCTTTTCGTCTGCTCACCGAGGAAATCGGTTTTCCCCCGCAGGACATTATTTTTGACCCGAATATTTTCGCGGTCGCAACCGGCATCGAAGAACACAACGATTACGCCGTGGAGTTCATCGAAGCGACGCGCCACATCAAAACGCATTTGAAAGGCGCACTGATCAGCGGCGGCGTCAGCAATATTTCATTTTCGTTTCGCGGTAACGATCCGGTTCGCGAAGCGATGCACTCGGCATTTTTGTATCACGCCATCAAAGCAGGGATGGATATGGGTATCGTCAACGCCGGACAAATTACGGTATATGAAGACATCGACAAAAACTTGCTCAAATTGGTGGAAGATGTGCTGCTCAATCGCAACAACGAAGCCACAGAAAAACTGGTGGATTTCGCTGAAACTGTGAAATCGCAGGGCAAAAAAACCGTAGCGGATGCGGAATGGCGCAAATTGCCGGTTGAGGAGCGATTGAAACACGCGCTGATCAAAGGCATCGTGGAATTTATCGAATCCGATACAGAGGAAGCCCGCCAAAAACTGGAGCGACCGCTAAAAGTGATTGAAGGTCCGTTGATGGACGGAATGAACGTGGTTGGCGATCTGTTTGGCGCGGGAAAAATGTTTCTGCCGCAGGTGGTCAAAAGCGCCCGGGTGATGAAACGCGCGGTGGCGTATTTGCAGCCATACATGGAAGCAGAAAAAGCGGAAAACGCCGCCAAAACCGCCGGAAAAGTGTTGCTGGCAACCGCCAAAGGCGATGTGCACGACATCGGCAAAAATATTGTGGGCATCGTTCTGGCGTGTAATAATTACGAAATTATCGATCTCGGCGTGATGGTTCCGGCGGATAAAATTCTCAAAGCAGCCAAAGAACACAACGTGGATGTGATCGGCATCAGCGGATTGATTACGCCATCGCTGGACGAAATGGTGCACGTTGCCCGCGAAATGCAACGCGAAAAATTTACGCTGCCGCTGCTGATCGGCGGCGCAACCACCTCGAAAGCGCACACGGCGGTGAAAATCGATCCGGCGTACGAACAACCAGTGGTCTATGTGTTGGACGCATCGCGGGCGGTTGGCGTGGTGAGCAATTTGCTCAGCAAAACCCAGCGCGAAGATTTTGTGAAATCGCTGAAAAACGAATATGTTGAGGTTCGCGAGGCACATCGCCGGAAGCACGGCGACAAACAACTGGCGACCATCGCCGCAGCCCGGGACAATTCGCTGAAGCTGAATTTTAGCGAAAAAGAGATCACAAAACCGGAATTTTTGGGCACCAAAGTATTTGAAAATTATCCACTTGCGGAAATTCGCGAGCGCATCGACTGGACGCCGTTTTTCCAGACTTGGGAAATGAAAGGCAGCTACCCGAAAATTCTCGAACACGAAACATACGGTCCCGAAGCGCAGAAATTGTTCGACGATGCGCAGCAACTGCTGAATGAAATTGTCGATAAACAATTGCTCACCGCCAACGCGGTGATCGGCTTTTTCCCGGCAAATTCGGTTGGCGACGATATCGAAATTTATACCGACGAATCGCGGAAACACGAGCAGACCGTGGTTCATACATTACGGCAGCAAATGCAGCGCAACGATGATCGATCCAATATGTCGCTGGCGGATTTTGTTGCCCCGGCGGACAGTGGCGTTGCCGATTACATCGGCGGATTTGCCGTCACCGCAGGCATCGGCATCGAACAATTGGTCGCCCGTTTCGAGGCGGAGAATGACGATTACAACGCGATTCTCGCCAAAGCGTTGGCAGATCGGCTGGCAGAAGCGTTCGCAGAATTGATGCACGAGCGCGTCCGAAAGGAATTATGGGGATACTCACCCGACGAAACCCTCGACAATGATGCGTTGATTCACGAAAAATATCGCGGTATTCGCCCGGCACCCGGTTATCCGGCTTGCCCGGATCACACCGAAAAACCGGCGTTGTTCGAACTGCTCGCAGCGACCGCCACAACCGGTATTTCCCTCACAGAAAATTTTGCAATGCTGCCGGCGGCATCGGTGAGCGGCTATTATTTTGCGCATCCCGAATCGCGTTATTTCGGCATCGGGCGCATCGGGAAAGACCAGGTTGCAGATTACGCCCGTCGAAAAGGCATGAGCATCACCGAAGCCGAACGTTGGCTGGCACCTATTTTAGGATACGAGGTATAA